GAGAGTATTACATGATTGACTTCGAATATTATAACCCGGCAAAGATTGTTTTTGGAAGTCGCTTCAACTCGTTTACAGCGGAGATTTTATCAAGACGCTCGGCATCTACGACGTAATCAAGGATGCTGTTAAGGAACTCGGGATTCGTTTTTCCGAAAACGGGAATGTGGTTCCGAATCCTTCGATTGACTTGGTGCGCGAACTCGTGAAGCAGGGCAAGGAAAACCAGGTGGACTTTGTGCTCGCGGTCGGTGGAGAAAGTTCTATTGATACGGCGAAGGCATGGCAGTTGTCACCGTCGCTTGGACAAAGTATTTGGCGCGATGGCTGCACGCGCAACGCGTAACGGCAAGGTCGGACACTACGTGCCGCTGGATGCCGCAGCAATCAAGGATATCTTGAAAATCGCGTTGTAATAAAAAACTTCATCAAAAAACAATAACAAAAACGGTGCTTACGCACCACACGGAGAGTATAAACAATGGCAAGAGTACATTTAAAACAACCGAATGAATTGACTGGCGAAGCAAAGGCGGCTTACGAAAAGTTGGATGCTGCTGGCAAGGTGACCAACATGAAGTTGGTAATGCTCCAGGATTACGGTATCTACAAGGCTTTCATGGGCTGGTACGATGCTTGGGAAAGTCTCGAAAAGACGGTGGGTCTGCGTGCTGCAACGATTTTTGCACACTCGGTTTCTACGACGAACGGCTGCCTTCTTTGCTCGCTGTTCTTCATTAGCGACCTGAAGGCTCTGGGTCTCGATCCGAACAACTTCGAAACTTCGGAAAACGAGAAGCTTTTGCAGCAACTGGGCCAGCAGATCGTGAAGGATCCGACTAAGGTTCCGGACGAACTTTTCGAAGGCCTCCGCAAGTTCTATACCGACGAACAGATCATCATTATCGTGGGCTTTGGCGCCCAGATGCAGGCGACGAACAACTTCAATTCTGTCTTGGGCGTCGACGTCGACAAGCGTCTGTTGCCCTTGAAGGAATTGTTCAAGCCGGCAACTTGGAGAGAAAATATCAAGTAATTTGTACTCTCCGTACAACCTGGCGCTCCTGGAAATATTCGAAGTCCATTTTCAGGGGCGTCTTTTTTTGAACCTTTTCACGGAGACAGAATGAATTTTGTACTGACGATTTCAGGATTCCTGATTGCTTTTTTGGTGAACTTACTTTTTCCGCAGGTAGCCGAGAATGTGCGAATCAAGGAATATGTTTTTGGCGGGTTTACGGTTGACGACAATTTGGCGTACCGTTTGGTTTTGCTCGCCATTATTGCCTATTACGCTGTTTACGCGGTAGTGCTGTTTGTCCACAAGGCGAGAGCCGATAAGGTGACTAAATTTTTTGCGGGCGCGAAGTTTCGTTTTGCAGTTGGCTTGGCGCTTGCCGCATGGGATATTCTTGGAACCAAGTTGCTGTTTTTACCGCAGCCATTCTTTCCGGGGCCTGCGATTATTATGGACGCCTTTATTGGCGATACCAAATTCATTTGGCAGAATACGCTTTATTCGCTGCGCCTTTTCGTGGCCGGATTTTCGGTGGGCGTGGTGACGGGTGTGTTGACTGGTGTGCTGATTGGTTGGTATCCGAAGGCTCGTTACTGGATTTTGCCGGTGCTCAACATTTGCGGCGTGATTCCGGCGGTGGCGTGGATGCCTTTTGCCTTGACGCTTTTCCCGACTTCGTTTGCGGCGGCGACTTTCTTGATTGCGATTTGCTCCTGGTTCCCGGTGGCGACCATGACGGCCGACGGGGTGCAGGGTACGCCGAAGTCGTTGTTTGAACTTTCGCGCACTTTTGGCGCGGGGCAGCTGTACCAGATTTTCCATATTGCGATTCCCCATGCAATGCCGCAGATTTTTACGGGCATTATGACGGCGGCTGCGTTTGGCTTTACTACGCTCGTGATGGCCGAAATGATGGGGCAGCCGGGCGGTCTTGGCTATTACATTAACACTTCAAAAGTCTGGAGCGCTTATTACAAGGTGTTTGCGGCGATTGTCGTGATGGCTGTGCTGTTCTCGGCGATTTTGAAGGTGGTTGGCGTGGTGCAGCGTTATGTGCTTCGCTGGCAGAAAGGCGTTGTGCGATAGGAGGCTTTGATGACGGATATTTTAGATAAAGAAAAAATCTTGAAGATTCGCGATGTAAACCGCTCCTTCATCGATGAACGCACGGGCGAACCGCGACAGATTTTGAAAGATATCAATCTTTCTGTTTTTGAGGGCGAATTCATTTCGATTCTGGGTGCATCGGGTTGCGGCAAGACGACGCTTTTGCGCTTGATTGCAGGACTCGATCCTGTTCAAGATGGCAAGATTATTCTTGATGGTGAACCGGTGCATGGGCCAGATTCCAAGCGTGGTTACGTGTTCCAGCAGGGTTGCCTTTTCCCGTGGCTCACGGTAGAAGATAACATCGCGATGGGTCTCAAGATTCGCGGCGTTTATAAACAGAATAAGGACAAGGTTCACGAAATTATTGAGAAAATCGGTCTTGGCGGATTCGAGAAGAATTTTCCGCACCAGATTAGTGGCGGTATGGCGCAGCGCGTGGCAATTGCGCGTGCGTTGATTAATGATCCTGAAATCTTGTTGCTTGATGAACCCATGGGGGCGCTGGATTCGTTTACCCGTGCTGACATCCAGAACTTGCTTTTGGAGCTTCGCAAGGAACGCAACACCACCATGATTCTGGTGACGCACGATATTGACGAAGCGCTTTATTTGTCTGATCGTATCGTGATTATGACGCCGCGTCCGGGGCGCATTAGCGAGGTGCTTGAAATTCGCGACAGCTTCCCGCGTGAAAGAGGCTCGGCGCAGTTCCTGGAAAAGCGTCGCAACATCTTGGAACGCTTTAATTTGGCGCGTTCCAATACTGCACCGGAATACATCATTTAATCAACAAGGAGTTATATATGAAACAGTACAAAATATTTGTTATTGCGAATCTGATTTTCGGCATTTTGCTGATTGTCCTTACCAAAATGATCCTGCCTGTTTGTCACCCGATGGGCGGTGGCGTAATGCGTTGCGGTACGTCAACAACGGTTGACGCCGTTTTGGGACTTGTCTTGTTGGTAATTGCCGTTTTGGCGGCAAGGTTCCTTAAGAAAAAGGCTCATGTCATTCTTTCTGTGTTATCGCTTGTGGTGGGTATTTTTGTTTCACTGGTACCAACAGTGATTGTGGGAACATGCCCGCACGCACATATGGCATGCCACGCAGTAACAGCCCCCGTGCTTGCCGTTTTTGGGGTGCTGATTGCGCTTTTTGCAACGCTGAATTTGATTTTCTTGAAATTGAGGAGGCGAAATGAACAAGACGAACATTGATTTAATTATTGAAAATTATTTGCGAAACCCCTTTAGAAGTTTTGGGCTTTCGCTTTTGATTGCCTTGCTCGCTTCGGTGCTTTTGGTGGGCGGGCTTTTGTCGTTTTCGCTTTCAAAGGGCCTGAATCGCCTTTCGTCTCGCTTGGGTGCCGACGTCATCGTGATTCCCCAGGGGAGCGAAATCAACGACCAGACTGTACTTTTGCAGGGAGATTCCAAGTATGCCTATTTGCCGCAGGGCTCGCTGGAATTTATTCGTGGCCTTGACGGCATAGAAATTGCGACGCCGCAGTATTTTTTGACCACTTTGAATTCTAGCTGCTGCGAACAGAAAGTCATGATTATCGGTTTCGAGCCGGCTTCTGATTTTGTGATTCAGCCTTGGATTCACGAGGTCCTTACGGATAAACTCCCTAAGGGTGCTATCGTGGTGGGCAGTGAAATTAGCGTGGGCGAGAAAAGGACTGTCAGGTTCTTTGACCATGAATACCCTGTGGCGGCCACCCTTGAACCGGTCGGCAACAAGTTGGACCAGGCCGTTTTTGTTGATGTGGCGACACTTGCCGATATCCGCGAGGCAGCTAAGGCCAAGGGCGTGATTTTCTTGCATCAGGATGTCAAAT
Above is a window of uncultured Fibrobacter sp. DNA encoding:
- a CDS encoding carboxymuconolactone decarboxylase family protein produces the protein MARVHLKQPNELTGEAKAAYEKLDAAGKVTNMKLVMLQDYGIYKAFMGWYDAWESLEKTVGLRAATIFAHSVSTTNGCLLCSLFFISDLKALGLDPNNFETSENEKLLQQLGQQIVKDPTKVPDELFEGLRKFYTDEQIIIIVGFGAQMQATNNFNSVLGVDVDKRLLPLKELFKPATWRENIK
- a CDS encoding ABC transporter permease, which translates into the protein MNFVLTISGFLIAFLVNLLFPQVAENVRIKEYVFGGFTVDDNLAYRLVLLAIIAYYAVYAVVLFVHKARADKVTKFFAGAKFRFAVGLALAAWDILGTKLLFLPQPFFPGPAIIMDAFIGDTKFIWQNTLYSLRLFVAGFSVGVVTGVLTGVLIGWYPKARYWILPVLNICGVIPAVAWMPFALTLFPTSFAAATFLIAICSWFPVATMTADGVQGTPKSLFELSRTFGAGQLYQIFHIAIPHAMPQIFTGIMTAAAFGFTTLVMAEMMGQPGGLGYYINTSKVWSAYYKVFAAIVVMAVLFSAILKVVGVVQRYVLRWQKGVVR
- a CDS encoding ABC transporter ATP-binding protein; its protein translation is MTDILDKEKILKIRDVNRSFIDERTGEPRQILKDINLSVFEGEFISILGASGCGKTTLLRLIAGLDPVQDGKIILDGEPVHGPDSKRGYVFQQGCLFPWLTVEDNIAMGLKIRGVYKQNKDKVHEIIEKIGLGGFEKNFPHQISGGMAQRVAIARALINDPEILLLDEPMGALDSFTRADIQNLLLELRKERNTTMILVTHDIDEALYLSDRIVIMTPRPGRISEVLEIRDSFPRERGSAQFLEKRRNILERFNLARSNTAPEYII
- a CDS encoding DUF4418 family protein, with protein sequence MKQYKIFVIANLIFGILLIVLTKMILPVCHPMGGGVMRCGTSTTVDAVLGLVLLVIAVLAARFLKKKAHVILSVLSLVVGIFVSLVPTVIVGTCPHAHMACHAVTAPVLAVFGVLIALFATLNLIFLKLRRRNEQDEH
- a CDS encoding ABC transporter permease, coding for MNKTNIDLIIENYLRNPFRSFGLSLLIALLASVLLVGGLLSFSLSKGLNRLSSRLGADVIVIPQGSEINDQTVLLQGDSKYAYLPQGSLEFIRGLDGIEIATPQYFLTTLNSSCCEQKVMIIGFEPASDFVIQPWIHEVLTDKLPKGAIVVGSEISVGEKRTVRFFDHEYPVAATLEPVGNKLDQAVFVDVATLADIREAAKAKGVIFLHQDVKSEGSDSPIYSSVLIKLRAGADIERLSREIHTRFDGVQIRTRKDLFSGLEKSANFLQIVVWSIVALFLVIAVAAIVISFSLSTRERRREYALLRIVGYARKRLRTLVLGESLLVSAVGTYIGLLLSSVAFFTFKIWIGEHVGVPFIVPATVEIAGVYAVVILLLHSVGPVAVFGVANKVSNIDAYAALREVEH